One segment of Gemmatimonadaceae bacterium DNA contains the following:
- a CDS encoding tetratricopeptide repeat protein: MTLTVDNSPPAAPEWADRGRFRLVTLGQLALVRPDGSLETSLGAGGRKLAFLAYVALADRPLTRDHLVEVFWGDRDDDRARHSLREATSHVRRVLGAQSIPRGLATITLCDDAPLDVDLNHLLAVAKAGDHGAVLAAANGPFLDGVHLNDSRRFDEWLARERARADRLVVDACRAESERLEREGDIVRWAEVAARWLATSPLQRDAALSLLRARSASGTRDAIARALDDYRRFVEGLARDYDATPDAEVARFASSLGERLSATTATVGRVESRDEQSTAPAPEQPRRRWHARTSSLIAASTFVLAAGLVGWKVAGTRTDPSARALVAVTSIKSLNADTADAWLESGVSQMLSMALARAGTDVVSPERVRAAGQSDGAAARLGASLQVSGGITHGAGQYVLDLTLRGTGTAERSPRAQFTVSAPDLVSVVDQATARVAAALDAPAAGPKLEDVETRSVVAYRSFVEGLQRRAEGRDKDAIAAFDAAIAADSEFVSAVLERLLTSNENTEANGRLRVLARRLESRAPEFDRMALESLDAFYAGDAARSESVARQLVARYPRDPRGYDRLITILSLHGRLAETEEVVRGRLALDSLAARARGGACGLCAGYAGLALLRLMDGAVPDAVAAARRAVTLQPQHPEAWTVLAVALSAAGRFDEAIRAQSRAAELAPTDISYAAALVRRQIEARHYDAADSAIRAWRKSAVPDRVRASTDLQATLLRERGRYREAATVLEELMRTDSDNGAMTLVLGNTYGVLGLARDAERTFETSGTHSPIVSEPEGGFSTFTGEAARAFAWPHALLADALYLAGSSDTLRLAALADSVRVVGSRSYYARDWRLYHHVRGLIAMKGTRWAEAEREFADAEFTGSGWTRTNVELARAQLAQHRPTDAIATLRLAYQASLDGMGRYAPRSEMDLLMAQAFAAAGHRDSASAYAAFVHRAWTDADPAVQSRMKQLP, translated from the coding sequence ATGACGCTCACAGTCGACAATTCACCACCTGCGGCGCCGGAGTGGGCGGACAGGGGACGCTTCCGACTCGTCACGCTCGGGCAACTCGCGCTCGTCCGACCCGACGGCTCGCTCGAGACGTCGCTCGGCGCCGGCGGACGAAAGCTCGCCTTCCTCGCGTACGTCGCGCTCGCCGATCGGCCGCTGACGCGCGACCACTTAGTCGAAGTCTTCTGGGGCGACCGCGACGACGACCGTGCGCGCCACTCGCTGCGCGAAGCGACGTCGCACGTGCGGCGCGTACTCGGGGCGCAATCGATCCCGCGCGGCCTAGCGACGATCACTCTCTGCGACGACGCTCCGCTCGACGTCGATCTGAACCATCTACTCGCGGTCGCGAAGGCGGGCGATCATGGCGCCGTGCTCGCGGCCGCGAACGGTCCGTTTCTCGACGGCGTGCATCTCAACGATTCCCGGCGCTTCGACGAGTGGTTGGCGCGCGAACGGGCGCGCGCTGACCGACTGGTTGTCGACGCGTGCCGCGCCGAATCCGAACGGCTGGAGCGTGAAGGTGACATCGTCCGATGGGCCGAGGTCGCGGCGCGTTGGCTGGCGACTTCGCCACTCCAGCGGGACGCGGCGCTCTCGCTGCTCCGTGCGCGCTCCGCTTCGGGCACGCGCGACGCAATTGCCCGAGCGCTCGACGATTACCGCCGTTTTGTCGAAGGACTCGCGCGCGACTACGACGCGACGCCCGACGCCGAGGTCGCGCGCTTCGCATCTTCGCTCGGTGAACGACTCTCGGCGACTACCGCGACGGTCGGTAGAGTAGAATCTCGCGACGAGCAATCGACTGCGCCGGCGCCAGAACAACCTCGCCGCCGATGGCACGCGCGCACATCGTCACTCATCGCGGCCTCGACCTTCGTGCTCGCGGCGGGCCTCGTCGGGTGGAAAGTGGCCGGAACGCGCACCGATCCGTCGGCGCGCGCGCTCGTCGCGGTGACGTCGATCAAGAGCCTCAACGCGGACACGGCGGACGCGTGGCTCGAGTCCGGCGTCTCGCAGATGCTCTCGATGGCACTCGCGCGCGCGGGGACGGACGTCGTGTCGCCGGAGCGCGTGCGCGCCGCAGGCCAGAGCGACGGGGCGGCGGCGCGCCTCGGAGCATCGCTGCAGGTGAGCGGTGGTATCACGCACGGGGCCGGCCAATACGTGCTCGATCTCACGCTTCGAGGCACGGGAACCGCCGAACGCTCACCGCGCGCGCAGTTCACCGTTTCGGCGCCGGACTTGGTTTCCGTTGTGGACCAGGCGACGGCGCGCGTCGCCGCCGCATTGGATGCGCCGGCCGCCGGGCCAAAGCTGGAAGACGTCGAGACGCGCAGCGTCGTCGCGTACCGATCGTTCGTCGAAGGACTGCAGCGACGCGCGGAAGGCAGAGACAAGGACGCGATCGCGGCCTTCGACGCGGCGATCGCGGCGGATTCGGAGTTCGTGAGCGCGGTGCTCGAGCGGCTGCTCACGTCGAACGAGAACACCGAGGCGAACGGCCGGTTGCGCGTGCTCGCGCGACGCCTCGAGTCGCGCGCGCCGGAGTTCGACCGCATGGCGTTGGAGTCGCTCGACGCGTTCTACGCCGGCGACGCCGCGCGATCGGAATCCGTGGCTCGGCAACTCGTCGCCCGGTATCCGCGCGATCCTCGCGGCTACGATCGCCTGATCACAATTCTCTCGTTGCACGGGCGGCTCGCCGAAACGGAGGAGGTCGTGCGCGGACGCCTGGCGCTCGACTCGCTGGCGGCGCGGGCGCGTGGCGGTGCGTGCGGACTCTGCGCCGGGTACGCCGGGCTGGCGTTGCTGCGGCTCATGGACGGCGCCGTGCCCGATGCGGTCGCCGCCGCGCGACGCGCAGTAACGTTGCAGCCGCAGCATCCCGAAGCGTGGACCGTACTTGCCGTGGCACTCTCGGCCGCCGGCAGATTCGACGAAGCGATCCGGGCGCAGTCGCGGGCCGCGGAGTTGGCGCCGACGGATATCAGCTACGCAGCGGCGCTCGTCCGTCGCCAAATCGAAGCTCGACACTATGACGCCGCCGACAGCGCGATCCGCGCATGGCGCAAGAGTGCGGTGCCGGATCGAGTGCGCGCGTCCACGGATCTGCAGGCGACCCTATTGCGCGAGCGCGGCCGCTATCGCGAGGCGGCGACCGTGCTGGAAGAACTGATGCGCACCGACTCTGACAACGGCGCGATGACACTCGTCCTCGGTAACACGTACGGGGTGCTGGGGTTGGCGCGCGATGCCGAACGGACCTTTGAAACGAGCGGCACACATTCGCCGATCGTGTCCGAACCGGAAGGTGGATTCTCCACGTTCACCGGCGAAGCGGCACGCGCGTTCGCCTGGCCGCACGCCTTGCTCGCCGACGCCCTCTACCTCGCGGGCTCGTCGGACACACTGCGTCTCGCAGCGCTCGCCGACTCGGTGCGAGTCGTCGGATCGCGCAGCTACTACGCGCGCGATTGGCGTTTGTACCACCACGTCCGCGGGCTCATCGCCATGAAAGGCACGCGCTGGGCCGAAGCCGAGCGCGAGTTCGCCGACGCGGAGTTCACGGGTTCGGGTTGGACGAGAACGAACGTGGAGCTGGCGCGCGCGCAACTGGCGCAGCACCGACCGACGGACGCGATCGCGACACTCCGACTCGCGTATCAGGCGTCGCTGGACGGGATGGGTCGGTATGCGCCGAGGAGCGAAATGGATCTTCTCATGGCGCAGGCTTTTGCCGCGGCCGGACACCGAGACAGCGCGTCGGCCTATGCGGCGTTCGTGCACCGCGCGTGGACCGACGCGGATCCGGCAGTGCAGAGCAGAATGAAACAGCTGCCGTAA
- a CDS encoding trypsin-like serine protease yields MKVPSRALATIAILSSAILTACDSSTPTTPRAAPADQPSRIIFGTVDGNAHPAVGLLVMDVAGQPAFRCSGTFLSPTVFLTAGHCVGEPGEFSGMRVFTESDVEHGNNNYPFAGPNTIEASSWHAHPLFTEATFILHDVGVVILSAPFNLPANKYGVLPAVNQLDALHNGANTTFTTVGYGVQKFNPAQVVELKIRESAQVHLTAINTPVVGHILLILSNNADGGGSCFGDSGGPNYLGTSNVIAATTSSGRSPNCGGDGVVFRLDQQDVINFVSGFLK; encoded by the coding sequence ATGAAGGTCCCCTCCCGAGCGCTTGCGACGATCGCGATCCTGTCGAGCGCCATCCTGACCGCCTGCGACTCGTCCACTCCGACGACCCCGCGCGCGGCACCGGCCGATCAGCCCTCGCGCATCATCTTTGGGACCGTCGACGGCAACGCGCATCCGGCCGTCGGACTGCTCGTCATGGATGTGGCCGGACAGCCGGCCTTTCGCTGCTCGGGGACATTCCTCTCGCCGACCGTCTTCTTGACCGCCGGGCACTGCGTCGGCGAACCCGGAGAGTTCAGCGGGATGCGTGTCTTCACCGAGTCCGACGTGGAGCACGGCAACAACAACTATCCGTTCGCGGGACCGAACACGATCGAAGCGTCGTCGTGGCACGCGCATCCGCTCTTCACCGAAGCGACCTTCATCCTGCACGACGTCGGCGTCGTCATTCTTTCGGCGCCATTCAATCTGCCGGCGAACAAGTACGGCGTGTTGCCGGCGGTCAATCAGCTCGACGCCCTGCACAATGGCGCGAACACGACCTTCACCACGGTCGGGTACGGCGTGCAGAAATTCAATCCGGCGCAAGTCGTTGAGCTCAAGATCCGCGAGAGTGCTCAAGTGCACCTCACCGCGATCAATACGCCGGTGGTCGGGCACATTCTGCTGATCCTGTCGAACAACGCCGACGGCGGCGGTTCGTGCTTTGGCGATTCGGGCGGACCGAACTACCTCGGCACCAGCAACGTCATCGCGGCAACCACATCGTCCGGCAGAAGCCCCAACTGCGGCGGCGACGGTGTCGTGTTTCGACTGGATCAGCAGGACGTGATCAACTTCGTAAGCGGATTTCTGAAGTAA
- a CDS encoding serine hydrolase, whose protein sequence is MSPAFASRHVACIATLVIAPNLAAQQTAPSDLTAKIDRVFDRFTRTTPGCGVGLAKDGRPLYVHAYGSSNLEYDVPNTENTVFESGSVAKQFTASAMLMLVADGKVSLDDDIRKYLPEVPSFGGQTIRIRNLLTHTSGLRDQWGLLGIEGRGPGTQVHSLATTLDLVAHQKMLNFPPETDYLYSNTGYALAALIIERVSGKSLQDFTQERLFKPLGMTHTQWRDDFTRVVPNRATAYNGSEATGFHQDMPFTDMIGNGGVLSTMGDLLKWNENLDHPVVGGPRYVDAMQTQMRLTNGRVLSYALGLEVVDYQGVREVGHGGSTAGYRTFLARYPEQHVSAAVWCNAAYANPTVLLHQVVDLVLVKSASAAQQAVAQKVESSSPELLTRWAGMYRDPHTDQTVTVSVANGTLATGGRGGGPWMSLGSDHFRASMGDVTMSGAAGKRSLRLIRADNDTNRYEEVRPATSPRLEDYVGTYTSDELDIVLTVAVKDGKLVLRRRPADEFELRPVYTDDFQAGGGLGTIRFSRGADGKVSRLAFFAGRVLDVRFKRIK, encoded by the coding sequence ATGAGTCCGGCGTTCGCTTCTCGCCACGTCGCGTGCATCGCGACGCTGGTCATCGCTCCCAACCTCGCTGCGCAGCAGACGGCGCCCAGCGACCTCACGGCAAAGATCGATCGCGTCTTCGATCGCTTCACGCGAACGACCCCCGGCTGCGGCGTCGGACTGGCGAAGGATGGACGGCCGCTCTACGTACACGCGTACGGCTCGTCGAATCTCGAGTACGACGTGCCGAACACCGAGAACACGGTGTTCGAGAGCGGCTCGGTCGCGAAGCAGTTCACGGCGAGCGCGATGCTCATGTTGGTCGCCGACGGCAAGGTCTCACTCGACGACGACATTCGAAAGTATCTGCCGGAGGTGCCGTCGTTCGGCGGACAGACGATCAGGATCCGCAACCTGCTGACGCACACGAGCGGTCTGCGCGACCAGTGGGGCCTGCTCGGGATCGAGGGGCGCGGGCCGGGGACGCAGGTGCACTCCCTCGCCACCACGCTCGACCTCGTCGCGCATCAGAAGATGCTCAACTTTCCACCGGAGACCGATTACCTCTACAGCAACACCGGCTACGCGCTGGCCGCACTGATCATCGAGCGCGTGAGCGGCAAGTCGCTCCAGGATTTCACGCAGGAGCGTCTCTTCAAGCCGCTCGGCATGACGCATACCCAGTGGCGCGACGATTTCACGCGCGTGGTCCCGAATCGGGCGACGGCATACAACGGATCCGAAGCCACCGGATTTCATCAGGACATGCCGTTCACCGACATGATCGGCAACGGCGGTGTGCTCAGCACGATGGGCGATCTATTGAAGTGGAACGAGAATTTGGATCATCCGGTGGTCGGCGGCCCCCGGTACGTCGACGCGATGCAGACCCAGATGCGGCTCACGAACGGACGCGTGCTCTCGTACGCGTTGGGTCTCGAGGTCGTGGACTATCAAGGTGTGCGCGAAGTCGGTCACGGCGGATCGACGGCGGGCTATCGAACGTTCCTCGCGCGCTACCCCGAGCAGCACGTATCGGCCGCCGTGTGGTGCAACGCGGCGTACGCGAATCCAACCGTGCTGCTTCATCAGGTCGTGGATCTCGTACTGGTCAAATCGGCGTCCGCCGCGCAGCAGGCTGTCGCGCAGAAGGTCGAATCGTCGTCGCCGGAGCTACTGACGAGGTGGGCCGGCATGTACCGAGATCCGCACACCGACCAAACGGTCACCGTATCCGTCGCCAACGGGACGCTAGCCACGGGCGGACGAGGCGGCGGGCCATGGATGTCGCTCGGCTCAGATCACTTTCGCGCGTCGATGGGTGACGTCACGATGAGCGGCGCGGCCGGCAAACGCTCGTTGCGTCTCATTCGCGCGGACAACGACACGAATCGTTACGAGGAGGTTCGTCCAGCGACTTCGCCGCGTCTCGAGGACTACGTCGGCACGTACACGAGCGACGAGCTCGATATTGTGCTCACGGTTGCCGTGAAGGACGGGAAGCTCGTGCTGCGGCGGCGGCCGGCGGACGAGTTCGAGTTGCGGCCCGTCTACACGGATGATTTTCAGGCCGGCGGTGGACTCGGGACGATTCGCTTCTCGCGCGGAGCAGACGGAAAAGTCAGCAGACTGGCGTTTTTCGCGGGAAGGGTGCTCGACGTGCGGTTCAAGCGAATCAAGTAG
- a CDS encoding type II toxin-antitoxin system HicB family antitoxin, whose amino-acid sequence MSRYVILIEPTETGFSAYSPDLPGCVSTGRTTDEVESNMRDAVEGHLKEMRAAGLPIPKPTTSAGYVEVAA is encoded by the coding sequence GTGAGCCGTTACGTCATTCTGATCGAGCCGACCGAAACGGGATTCTCGGCGTACTCTCCCGACCTTCCGGGTTGCGTTTCCACTGGGCGTACGACCGACGAGGTCGAATCGAACATGCGCGACGCCGTCGAGGGTCACCTGAAAGAGATGCGCGCCGCCGGATTGCCGATCCCAAAGCCAACGACCTCCGCGGGCTACGTCGAGGTCGCCGCTTAA
- a CDS encoding metallophosphoesterase — PALNGEVDLVVHAGDVFDRSSVPKTLAYQAYEPLKRVADGGVPVFIVPGNHERSRLPHARFASHAGIHVFDRPRTFVARVRGRAVALSGFPYERENVRACFSALLEQTEWRRERDALRVLCMHHCVEGATVGPGDFTFTTSSDVIRAREIPGDFRVALSGHIHRHQVLTTDLKRRELGVPVLYPGSIERTSFAEADEAKGFMVVHVGEGARDVRWEFRRLPARPMVQHELDANAIDAQAMEASIRAVIAESPADAVLSVRVSGSLTDSHWCALSSARLRAIVPRSMNLAIRPVEGFDRRVRSAPRSSGSGIQPGLFD; from the coding sequence GGCCGGCGTTGAACGGAGAGGTCGATCTCGTCGTCCATGCCGGCGACGTGTTCGATCGGTCGTCGGTCCCAAAGACGTTGGCGTACCAGGCGTACGAGCCGCTCAAGCGTGTCGCGGATGGCGGTGTGCCGGTGTTCATCGTCCCCGGCAATCACGAACGTTCGCGCTTGCCGCACGCCCGCTTTGCGTCGCACGCCGGCATTCATGTGTTCGATCGTCCGCGCACATTCGTCGCTCGGGTTCGCGGCCGAGCCGTGGCGTTGTCCGGTTTTCCGTACGAGCGGGAGAACGTGCGCGCGTGTTTCAGTGCGTTGCTCGAGCAGACGGAGTGGCGTCGAGAGCGAGACGCATTGCGCGTATTGTGCATGCATCATTGCGTCGAGGGCGCGACTGTCGGTCCCGGCGACTTCACGTTCACGACCTCGTCGGACGTGATTCGGGCGCGAGAGATTCCGGGTGATTTCCGCGTTGCGCTGTCAGGGCACATCCATCGGCATCAGGTGCTGACGACGGATCTCAAGCGTCGTGAGCTCGGCGTGCCGGTGCTCTATCCGGGTTCCATCGAGCGAACGTCGTTCGCCGAAGCGGATGAGGCGAAAGGGTTCATGGTGGTACACGTCGGCGAGGGCGCGCGCGATGTGCGTTGGGAGTTTCGGCGTCTGCCGGCGAGGCCGATGGTGCAGCACGAGCTCGATGCGAATGCGATCGACGCTCAGGCGATGGAGGCGTCGATTCGCGCGGTGATCGCGGAGTCTCCCGCGGACGCGGTTCTGTCGGTACGCGTCTCGGGATCACTCACCGACTCACACTGGTGTGCGCTGTCGTCGGCGCGTCTTCGTGCCATCGTGCCGAGATCAATGAACCTTGCCATTAGGCCGGTCGAAGGGTTCGATCGCCGCGTGCGTTCTGCGCCGAGATCGTCGGGCAGTGGAATCCAACCGGGGCTATTCGACTGA
- a CDS encoding type II toxin-antitoxin system HicA family toxin — protein sequence MKGRDVVAMLLRDGWRLVRTRGSHHHYKHPTKTGVVTVPGTGNDDLSPGTVRSIYKQTGLEPPGRSKRGPT from the coding sequence GTGAAAGGCCGAGACGTGGTTGCGATGCTGTTGCGTGACGGCTGGCGCCTTGTACGGACTCGGGGCAGCCATCATCATTACAAACATCCAACGAAAACTGGCGTTGTCACCGTGCCCGGAACCGGCAACGACGATCTTTCCCCTGGCACGGTTCGCAGCATCTACAAACAGACCGGACTCGAACCGCCTGGCCGATCGAAGCGGGGTCCAACGTGA
- a CDS encoding cupin domain-containing protein: MHRTITGDVLVQHLRSDVMSIDQTLLMAHGRSARTLVKDGPLRLTIMGLAAGGILPAHRTEHPVSIQVVQGDVTFVALDQEYTLTAGDVLIFAAGVEHSARSTGGAAFLLTVAYVASS, translated from the coding sequence ATGCACCGCACCATCACCGGCGACGTGCTCGTTCAGCACCTCCGCTCAGACGTCATGTCGATCGACCAAACGCTCCTGATGGCCCACGGCCGGAGCGCGCGGACGCTCGTGAAGGATGGACCGCTCCGACTCACCATCATGGGCCTCGCGGCCGGCGGAATCTTGCCCGCCCACCGTACCGAGCATCCGGTGTCGATTCAGGTCGTGCAGGGCGACGTGACCTTCGTCGCGCTCGATCAGGAGTACACGCTGACAGCCGGCGACGTGCTGATCTTCGCTGCCGGTGTGGAGCACTCGGCGCGGTCTACGGGCGGCGCGGCGTTTCTGCTCACGGTGGCGTACGTGGCGTCGTCCTGA
- a CDS encoding XRE family transcriptional regulator, with product MSPYDDPISALKEQARAHLADCLRYGNGDDLGSLLGTDRFRIADLRRGRLARFSLEMLIRFLARAGMRVELRVERAPRPRRAPHDQPTR from the coding sequence ATGTCGCCCTACGATGACCCGATCTCGGCGCTCAAAGAGCAGGCGCGCGCACACCTCGCCGACTGCCTCCGCTACGGCAACGGCGACGACCTCGGCTCACTACTCGGCACCGATCGCTTCCGCATCGCCGATCTGCGCCGCGGGCGCCTAGCGCGCTTCTCGCTCGAGATGCTGATCCGATTTCTGGCGCGCGCGGGCATGCGCGTGGAGCTCCGCGTCGAGCGCGCACCACGACCGCGGCGCGCGCCCCACGATCAGCCGACGCGCTGA
- a CDS encoding protein kinase, whose amino-acid sequence MFSRVDQDLESALAGRFRIERELGGGGMSRVFVAEELALGRRVVIKVLPDEIAHSVSVERFQREIALAAKLAHPHIVPLLSAGDAGGRPYYVMPFVDGETLRARMTRAPLSIAETVRVLRQIVSALGAAHANGIVHRDIKPENVLLTGDAASITDFGVAKALATAAAADRSQNLTETGLALGTPAYMSPEQAVGDAAIDARADIYAFGCVAYELLAGATPFKGMTSALLVAAHVHQQPTSIDTVRPDVPPELARLVMRCLEKDPAERPADAESIARELDSIPITTGSAATVSPAPGQRRVVIGAIAGLALLLAGAYAARRGGLATVRTPVLAVLPLDNEGPDSTRYFVDGLAAAISDRLASVPTLRVIDHQSAASVAKKATTAKEMGAALGAEFVLRGAVRWDLSAAEKRAELTVNLVNVSDGTSRWHSDPIPFTPASNPFDVQRQVATSVAEALDVALTPQDRATLAERPTENAAAFDAYLRGISAYEHTVSSAGTVRAAEYMAEAAKLDPGFLLARARWLDYSFTLAVASGDAPPVDSIQRVVDYMKRRAPNDANTLLAEALMGQLRGESDSTATRTLKRALEVAPNNPFVLVGNGIQQLWFDAKSFESWPLFERAIRVAPRNLEILQNAAQSAVMMRRVDDARSVTARAIAIDRDNIGFVYLNEFIAAATGDSDAVLRHYNASLAVNGRPSAWLIPALLFGPRAARDSLVHIDLARIALAQPRIDSVTILYAQGLAFLERSDSARARELFQRANRISEAAPLPGHPLGDWYVLMGRIITSAAIGNRSAVTAANASVHAFDNLPAISAGATLQSCTLAEAFALLRDTTAMYPQLDRCIAGPSGSAGGTSLGYFPAMLTRYPPYAPYVAQRHFKRLLESIPAKPPR is encoded by the coding sequence ATGTTCAGCCGCGTGGACCAGGACCTCGAGTCAGCACTAGCCGGCCGCTTTCGCATCGAGCGCGAGCTCGGCGGGGGTGGCATGTCGCGCGTGTTCGTCGCCGAAGAGCTCGCGCTCGGCCGACGCGTGGTCATCAAAGTCCTCCCCGACGAGATCGCCCATTCGGTAAGCGTCGAGCGATTCCAGCGCGAGATCGCGCTCGCCGCAAAGCTCGCCCATCCGCACATCGTCCCGCTTTTGAGCGCCGGCGACGCGGGCGGGCGGCCGTATTACGTCATGCCGTTCGTGGACGGCGAGACTCTCCGCGCGCGCATGACCCGCGCGCCGCTCTCGATTGCGGAAACGGTGAGAGTGCTCCGCCAGATCGTCTCGGCCTTGGGAGCAGCTCACGCCAACGGGATCGTCCACCGCGACATCAAGCCCGAGAACGTGTTGCTCACCGGCGACGCCGCGTCCATCACCGACTTCGGCGTCGCCAAAGCACTCGCCACCGCGGCCGCGGCCGATCGTTCGCAAAACCTCACCGAGACTGGCCTCGCACTCGGCACTCCGGCGTACATGTCCCCGGAGCAAGCCGTCGGCGACGCCGCGATTGACGCGCGCGCCGACATCTACGCGTTCGGCTGTGTTGCCTACGAGCTCCTCGCCGGCGCCACGCCTTTCAAGGGCATGACCTCGGCCCTATTGGTCGCCGCGCACGTCCACCAACAGCCTACTTCCATAGATACGGTTCGTCCGGACGTTCCACCCGAGCTCGCTCGGCTCGTGATGCGCTGTCTGGAGAAGGACCCGGCCGAGAGGCCAGCTGACGCCGAGTCGATCGCTCGAGAGTTGGATTCGATTCCAATCACCACTGGATCCGCCGCCACTGTCAGTCCCGCGCCTGGTCAGCGGAGAGTCGTGATCGGTGCAATCGCCGGACTCGCGTTGCTGCTCGCGGGGGCTTATGCGGCGCGCCGAGGTGGGTTGGCGACAGTGCGCACTCCAGTGCTCGCCGTACTCCCGCTCGACAACGAGGGCCCGGATTCGACGCGCTACTTCGTCGACGGTCTCGCCGCCGCGATCAGCGATCGACTCGCCAGCGTTCCGACGCTGCGCGTGATCGATCACCAGAGCGCGGCGTCGGTCGCCAAAAAGGCGACGACCGCAAAAGAAATGGGCGCCGCGCTCGGCGCCGAGTTTGTGTTGCGCGGCGCGGTGCGCTGGGATCTTTCCGCCGCCGAGAAGCGCGCCGAGCTCACGGTCAATCTCGTGAACGTGTCCGATGGCACGTCGCGTTGGCACAGCGATCCCATTCCGTTCACGCCGGCCTCCAATCCATTCGACGTGCAGCGCCAGGTCGCGACGAGCGTCGCCGAAGCACTCGACGTCGCGCTCACGCCGCAAGACCGCGCGACACTCGCCGAGCGTCCCACTGAGAATGCCGCAGCGTTCGACGCCTACCTTCGCGGCATCTCGGCGTACGAACACACCGTCAGCTCGGCGGGCACGGTGCGCGCGGCCGAGTACATGGCGGAGGCGGCCAAGCTGGATCCCGGATTTCTCTTGGCGCGAGCGCGTTGGCTCGACTACTCGTTCACCCTCGCCGTTGCGAGCGGCGACGCTCCGCCGGTCGACTCGATACAGCGCGTCGTCGATTATATGAAACGGCGAGCGCCGAACGACGCCAACACACTCCTCGCCGAGGCCCTCATGGGCCAACTCAGAGGCGAGAGCGACTCCACCGCCACGCGGACCCTCAAGCGCGCGTTGGAGGTGGCTCCGAACAATCCGTTCGTTTTGGTCGGGAACGGCATTCAGCAACTATGGTTCGACGCGAAGTCTTTCGAGTCGTGGCCGCTGTTCGAGCGAGCCATTCGAGTCGCCCCTCGGAATCTCGAGATTCTCCAGAACGCCGCTCAGAGCGCGGTGATGATGCGGCGTGTCGATGATGCCCGGAGCGTCACGGCGCGCGCGATCGCCATCGACCGCGACAACATAGGGTTCGTGTATCTGAACGAATTCATCGCCGCGGCCACCGGCGACAGCGACGCGGTGCTTCGGCACTACAACGCCTCGCTCGCCGTCAACGGTCGGCCGTCCGCGTGGCTCATCCCGGCGCTGCTCTTCGGCCCACGCGCCGCTCGCGACAGCCTCGTACATATCGATCTCGCGCGCATCGCGCTCGCGCAACCGCGCATCGATTCCGTGACCATTCTATATGCACAGGGGTTGGCGTTCCTCGAGCGATCTGACTCGGCCCGCGCGCGTGAACTGTTTCAGCGCGCCAATCGCATCAGCGAGGCCGCTCCTCTCCCCGGACACCCGCTCGGCGACTGGTACGTCTTGATGGGCCGCATCATCACGTCCGCCGCGATCGGAAACCGCTCTGCGGTAACCGCTGCCAACGCGTCTGTTCACGCGTTTGACAACCTGCCCGCGATCAGCGCCGGCGCCACGCTTCAGTCGTGCACCTTGGCCGAGGCCTTCGCGCTGCTGCGCGACACGACCGCCATGTACCCGCAGCTCGACCGTTGCATCGCCGGGCCGTCGGGTTCGGCGGGAGGAACGTCGCTCGGGTACTTCCCGGCCATGCTCACGCGGTACCCACCGTACGCGCCGTACGTGGCGCAGCGGCACTTCAAGCGCCTGCTCGAGTCGATCCCTGCGAAGCCGCCGCGGTGA